TCATCCTTATTCTGTACCAATGCCCTCAAGGAGTAATTTTTATCCTTTGATATGCTGTGCATAAGATTTGATAGATCGATTATAGGTTTGGCAATCATATGCTGTAGTTTTGAAAAAAATAATAAGGCAAAAACTATGGTCATGATTGATACGATGGAAAGGATCGCAATATCGAGTAAAATATTGAAATATACAGTCTTTAAGCTGTATATCATGTAGACGGTACCTACATGTTCGGCTCCTACGAGGATTTGATGTGTGAAAGCAAGATGATCAATTGCAAAATGATAACCGTCTTTAAAGGATCTCGGTGGTTCGATATCTTTTTTTTGAAAATCCTCTCTTATAAATGAAACAAATACCTTGTTTTGCCTGTCGTAGATTGCTGCATATATGATCTTCGGATTCATTCTAAATGTTAGAAGGATCTCTTTTGCTGTTTTATGATCGTTGAAGATCAGTGGTGTTGAGCAGGTCATCCCCATCCCTTGTGCCTGAATAGTAATTTCTTTTAGGGTAATGAAACGCTGGATATATATTCTGCTCCCGATCATGAATATGCTGCTAAATAATGCTGTAATGCCGACGATTAAAAAGATTACAATAATCAGCTTTTTTCTGACCGGGGCATCTTTTAGTAGAGACATTTAAATTTCTCCCCTGCTGTGCATATCTCTAACAACTTTCAACAGGCTTAAAAGTCTCGAACTGATTGTCGGGTTTGCCCGTTTTGCAGCATAGACATAACTAATTGTCATTATGAAGTTTAAAGAAAGGATTAACGGCAGTGAAAATTGTTTCTCAAAAGATATTCTTTTGTTATAATTGGACATAATAATATATATGTGTTAATCGCACATTGTTACCAAGACTTAATTAAAAAGAGGGAAAATATGAACAGGCTTAAAAAGGAAAAATCTGCCTACCTGCAACATGCAGCAAAACATAAAATAGATTGGTATCCCTGGTCTGAGGAGGCATTTGAAAGGGCAAAAACAGAGGACAAGCCTGTATTTCTGAGTTCAGGTGCTATCTGGTGTCATTGGTGCCATGTCATGGCAAAAGAAAGCTTTGAAGACGAAGAGGTGGCAGCTCTGCTGAATGAATATTTTATTGCTGTCAAAATTGACCGGGATGAAAGGCCGGGTTTTAAATCCGTCCTGAAGGCAATCGGCACCATGTATCAGCAGAAGAAAGAGGTAGTGAATGAGAGTAGCCAGGAAATTCTCCGTCATATGAAGCAGGAGAGCCTTGCACCGGGCAATCTGGATGTGTCGATGCTCGAAGCTGCGAAAAAAAGCATCCTTTCAGGCTTTGATCCAATTCATGGTGGGTTTGGGGGGGCGCCCAAATTTTCCATGCCCGGGGCAATGGAGTTTCTCATGGGCAGATATTCTTATGATAAAGACAGCGCCCTTGGAAATGCCATTAAAACAACCCTCATATGTATGGCAAACGGAGGTATTCATGATCAGCTCGGGGGCGGGTTTCACAGGTACTCAACGGATGAGGCATGGATTATTCCCCATTTTGAGAAGATGGCCGATGATAATGCGTGGCTTTTAAGGAATTATGTCCATGCATACGGTATTTTCGGTGATGAATCGTTTAAGGAGGTCTCGGAAGGCATCATTGATTTTTTATTAAATGAGCTTTCCTATCCGGACGGAGGGTTTTATTCAAGCCAGGATGCAGATATTACGCCTGATGATGAAGGTGGATACTTTATATGGAAGAATGATGATTTCAGGAAAATCCTGAATGATGATGAATACAGGGTTTTGTCTCCTTATCTGCTTCACGAAAAGGGCGCCATGCGCCACGATGCTTCAAAAAGGGTGCTTTATATTACAGAAGGGATAGAAGAAATTGCAGGAAAGAGCGGCATGGATGTTGAAAAAGCAAACAAAATTATCGATATAGGGAAGACAAAACTGCTTTTGGAGAGAAAAAAAAGGGAGAAGCCTTTTGTGGACAAAGCTTTATATACGTCTCTCAATGGTATGCTTATTTCAGCTTTTTTTGAAGCATATAAGGCGATTAAAGACGAGGAGATAAAGGAATTTGCATTAAAAAGTCTCGAAAAGATTCTGGCCGTCAATTTCATCGATGAACGGCTTTTCCATGTTGAGGGCGTAGATGCCCTCCTTGACGATTATGTCAATCTTGTCGGGGCATTCATAGGGGCTCATGGAGTTACAGGAGATGCCTCGTACCTTAACATGGCAGATAAGTTCATGCGGGCGTGCATCGGCAAATTCTGGGACAATGAAAACAATGGTTTTTTTGACACCGAAGAAGATGTGATAGGTACAAGGCTCAAAGTAACGGAAGATGCCCCGCACCCTTCAGCCAATTCAGTGGGCATTATGAACCTCATTAAACTTTCCAACATGCCGGGAAGCGAAGAATATCTCAACTATGCGGAAAAGGCCCTGAAATGTTTTTCCTTAATTGCACAACCGATGGGAATTCACGGGGGTTATTACTATTGCGCGCTGGATGCGTTCTTTCATGAAGGCAAGGGAAATATTTGTTAAATCTATCATGAACAGAGCGGGTGTTGAGGGGTTAGATTACTGCATCAACCCTTACATTCTAAAAACTTGCATATATTGAAAAAAAAACTTATATGTTATACTTGACGTTTGTGATTCCAATATTCAGGAGGTAAACAAGACTTTTTTGGAAGAAAAAACTGAAGAAGAGTATTTAAGGCTGTCCTTTGAAGATATAAATGTAGCCCGTAATCTGTTTGGCACAAGAGATGAGAATATAAAGCACCTGAAAAAGTGTTTTAACATTAAAGTCAGCGTCAGAGGTAACCATCTTACCATCATCGGGAATAAAAGCGACCTCGAAAACGCTAACAAAGTTATAACAGAAATCCATGGCATAGCAAAAAGAGGGCTTGCCGTAAAACCCTCCGATATAGACCAGGCGGCAAGATATATCGCCCATAGCCATAATAGCGCCGATGATTTGTACAAAGACCAGATTTATATATTTCCATCTAAAAAGACCATTGCCCCGAAGACAAAAAACCAGAAGACATATGTTGATGCAATAAAAAAATTTGACATGGTTATAGGCATAGGCCCAGCCGGTACAGGGAAAACATATCTTGCCATGGCAATGGCTCTCTCATCCTTTTACAAAAAGGAGGTGTCGAGGATAATCCTCACCAGGCCGGCTATCGAAGCAGGGGAAAAACTCGGCTATCTTCCCGGAACCATGTATGAAAAGGTAAACCCTTATCTGAGACCGCTTTACGATGCGCTCTATGACATGGTAGATATGGAAAGGGCATCCAGGCTTGTAGAAAAGGGTGTTATAGAAATAGCCCCGCTGGCATTCATGAGGGGAAGGACACTGAACGATGCCTTCGTTATTCTTGACGAAGCACAGAACACCGGATCGGAGCAGATGAAAATGTTCCTCACAAGGCTGGGTTTTTCTTCCAAGACAGTCATTACCGGCGATATTACCCAAATTGACCTGCCCGATAAAAAAACAAGCGGTCTTGTGGAAATTCAAGGCATTCTTAAGGGGATAAAGGGAATACAGTTTGTATATTTCACTGAAAAAGATGTTGTAAGACATCCCCTTGTTCAGAAAATCATAAGGGCTTATGAAAAGAAGAAAACAACTACAGAGGGCATAGGCAATGCAGAACGGAAAGGATAAACCTTCTCCTTATTTAAAGTACGGTAAATTCCTGATATTCCTTTTCCTTTCCATTATCCTGTCGTTGATTATCAGCATTAAAAACCAATATGGCATAACCGAATACCAGTATGGTGATATTGCAAAAGAGAATATTAAATCCCCGGTTGATACGTATATACCCAATATGGATATTATTGTTAAAAAAGGGGAGATTATTATAAGAGAAGGCGAAAGGGTCGGGGAAGATCATTTGAACAAACTATATGCCTTCAAAAATCTTGAAAAAGAAAAATCTCCAAATCTCGTGAAAGCTTTCTATCTCTCTCTTCTGCTTTTCCTCTTCATGGTAATCATATACGAATATGCAGACAGGAATATTAAAAAATTCTCTCTCTCAGAAAAAGACCTGATTTTTGGTGCAGTCCTGCTAACGTTTACAACCGTAATGGTAAAATTGCCCTTTCTTGTTTTCGAGTATTTTACCCAAAAATATGCGCCTGATCTTTTTTACATTGTGCCGATATTTCTGTTTGGAATAATAATGCGTGTGGCTCTGTTCTCGGAAGCAGCGATTGTCTTCTCCATTTTCTTTGCAACAATTATGGGTTTTGCCTTTGAAAACAGTATGCTTATATTCATTTACACATTGGTTGGGAATGTCCTCGCATCATATTTTTCAGGAAAATGTGAGAACAGAAATACAATACTCAAGGCAGGTCTGTATACCGCATTTATTATGAGCTTTATCATGCTTCTTTTTAATCTGTTTATTGGCCAGACTCTTTCCAACCTTCCTGTGAAGATAGCCTTTATTCTGCTCAGCGGTATTGGAAGCAGCTTCATCGCCCTTGGCCTTCTTCCTGTGATAGAGCATATATTCGATTATACTACTGACGTAAAGCTGTTAGAGCTTGCAAACCTCGAACACCCCCTTCTTGAAGACATGATGGTTAATGCCCCTGGCACATATCACCACAGCATAATTGTGGGTAATTTATCAAAGGCGGCGGCAGAAAGCATCGAGGCGCATCCATTGCTTACAAGGGTTTCCTCATATTACCATGATATCGGGAAGTTGAAAATGCCCCACTATTTTATCGAGAACCAGAAAGGTTTTGAGGATGCCCACAAAACTTTATCCCCGAATATGAGTGCCCTCATCATTCTTTCCCACGTGAAAGAAGGGGTAGAACTTGCTGAAAAATACAGGCTTGGGAAGAAGATAAAAGACATTATAAAAGAACATCACGGAACAAGCCTTGTGAGCTTTTTTTACAGCAGAGCGAAAGAGTTGGAGGATCCCGAACTGCACGTAATAGACAAACAGGATTTCAGATACACCGGTCCAAAACCGCAGACAAAAGAAGCCGGCATAGTAATGCTGGCAGATTCAGTGGAAGCGTCTTCCAGAATGCTCGATGATCCGACACCGAAAAGAATAGAAAACCATGTCCGGGATGTGATAGAGAATATCTTTCTTGATGGACAACTTGATGAGTGCGAGCTGACGTTAAAAGATTTACATGCGATACAAAAAAGCTTTATAACAATACTCCTGGGTATATTCCATCACAGAATCGAATATCCGGAAAGGGCAGAACATGACGGTGCTCATAAAAGACTCACAAAGGTCTCTGAAAACGGACAAACAACGCATAAAAAAAATCACGGAAGATCTGTTGACATCTTTAAAGCTGCAGGATAAAGCCTTAAGCATACTATTCGTCAATAACAATACGATTAAGAAGATGAACAAAAGCTACTTCGGGAAAGACAGACCTACAAACGTTATATCTTTTTCGTATATGGACGGCTTCTCCTGTGAAGTTATAGGTGATATTGCTATTTCTCTGGAAAGGGCAAAAGAGGAAGCCGAAGAAGCGGATTGCCATTTCTACGAAAGGGTCTTCGCCCTCATTATACACGGTCTCCTTCATATTTCAGGATTTGATCATGAAAGCGGGAAGAATGAATCCCGAAGGATGAAATACAGGGAAAAGAAGCTTATGGATTATGTATATTCTCACGAGTTATATAAAATACTTGTGCCACAAAACCAGAAATAAACGATAAATCATGAGTAATAAGTTCAAAAATAAAAGTCCGGCTTTTAAAATAAATTCAACATTCAACATTCAACATTCAACATTTTGGACTAATTGGTTCTTACCGATAGTTTCCGGCATCCTCATAATCCTCAGCCAGCCCCCTATCTCTCTTACATCTATTGCATATATTGCCCTTATACCGTTGATCTGCTCATTGGAAAAAGATAACATGCGCCGTAACTTCCTTTCAGGTTTTATTACGGGAATTGTCTCCTATCTCGGGCTCATTTACTGGGTTGTTGTTGCAATGAACAGATACGGGGGCATAGATATATACACAAGCTTCCTGATACTTATCCTGTTTGTTCTGTATCTGGCTTTTTACATTGCAGTCTTTACCTTTACCGTACCCTTTATTGAAAGCAAATTATCAATCCCTTTTTACATATCTGCGCCTGTTGTCTGGGTACTCCTGGAATACCTGAGAAGCATTGGACTTACCGGCTTCGCCTGGTCGATGATGGCCTATTCCCAGCATAACTTTCTCCCGTTTATACAGGTTGTGTCTGTTACGGGCCCATACTTTGTATCATTTCTGATAGTAGCCATAAACTGTATTTTTTCTCAAATTTTCATCGGGAGGGCCGAAAAGATTGTTGAAATAAAAGATAGAGAGGATAAAAGGATAAGGACAAAACATTTAAGCCCCTCCGGATATACCTTCTTCATCTATATTGGAGTAATAGCAGCGTTTTTTACAATAGCGCTTGTATACGGCTATAGCAGGATGAATACGAAAGATGAGGGAAACCTGAAGGTTGCGATTATTCAGGGTAACATATTGCAGGATGTGAAGTGGGATGAAGCCTTTAAAATGAGGATTGCAAGGACCTATTACCAGAAAACTCTTGAAGCCGGGAAGGGTGCAAATCTTATTATATGGCCGGAGACTGCAATGCCTTTCGTTTTTAACGACGAGATATACGCAAAGAACTTCATCAAGGAACTGCCCGCTATCCTTAAGGCTAATCTTCTCTTTGGAACAGTCTCAAAAGACAATAAGGGGAAATACAGCAATGCTGCATATGTTTACAATGAGGCTGGTGAATTGACGGGAAATTACAATAAAGTCCATCTTGTTCCCTTTGGAGAATATACCCCTCTTATTAAATATTTGCCTTTTCTTGCAAATTTTACTGCAGCCGGGGGCGACTTCATTGCAGGAGAAACACACAAACCGATTGAAACAACGGCCGGAAAAATCGGCATCCTCATATGTTATGAAGGCACATTCCCTCACATAACAAACGATACGGTAAAGAGAGGCGGCCAGGTACTTGTAAATATTACTAACGATGCATGGTTCGGGAAAACCTCGGCTCCTTATCAGCATCTTGCTTTTTATGTCTTCAGGGCAATTGAGACTGACAGGTATGTTCTGAGGGCTGCCAACACCGGAATAAGCGCAATCATAGACCCGAGAGGGCGTATCAGACAAAAGACGGGCATATTTACCGAAGACGCCATACAGGGCAACTTCTCTTTACGCAACGGGCAGACATTTTATGTAAGATACGGAGATTATTTTGTCCTCATGGCGTTCCTGCTTCTCGCGTCTCTTTGCGGGATTAATTTTTTAAAATTCAGGATTAAAGGAGGTAGGGGTTGATCTTCTCACTGCAAGTGAAATGTTAACCTTACACAGACTATGAGTATATTCAGCCTTTTTTCCATTGGATTCATACTCGGACTGACGGGCGCAATGGCGCCGGGCCCGCTTCTAACGATAACTATCGGCGAATCTGCAAAACGCGGCGGCATAGTCGGGCCCATGGTTGTCCTTGGTCATGGCATTCTTGAATTTTTATTGCTTATTTTAATCATATTCGGCCTGGGCAGTATTCTCAACAATAAGATCATCTTTTCAATTATAGCCCTTGCCGGGGGCATCATCCTTATATACATGGGCTATGGCACCATTAAAGATCTTAAACACTATCAATTGTCGGCAACACCATCAACAACACAGAAGGGAATGCACCCTGTCATTGCCGGCATTGTTGTAAGCCTTTCAAATCCATACTGGTTCATCTGGTGGATTACGATAGGTATGGGTTATGTAATGTTCGCAAAGGGCCTGGGCATCAAAGGCGTTCTCGCTTTTTTCGTCGGTCACATACTTTCCGATTTTGTGTGGTACAGCTTTATTTCATACGGTATCCAATTCGGCGGTAAATTTTTCAGCTTAAAAGTAATCAAAGCCATCCTGCTGGTATGCAGCATTTTTCTGATATGCTTCGGGGGTTACTTTATTTTTAAAGGCTGCGGCTTTCTATTATACCGGGGCTAACATCGCCCCCTCCACCAGCCAAATCAGATGTTTACAACAAGCAAGATGGCCAGATGTTTCAAGGGCGAGAGGAAGAAAGATCAAAGACATTATCTCTCGCAGAGCCCGCGGAGGCCGCAGAGAAAGGCAAATATATCTGTGAGTAAAATCCTGAGACTGCCCGATCCTGTTAACATACTACACCTCTTCGGGGCAGAAAGTATTGTTTTACCTGCAGGGTGTGTAGGTTGCCGGAATATGTCATTCTCTATATTCCGGCGAAGTTTGTTTTAACTCTGTGATCTCTGCGTACTCGAACGACCCTAAGGGAGTGGGCCTGTCCCCGTAAGGGGGCGAGAGGATAAAAAGATCAACGGATGCAACAGACGGGAAGGACGAAATAGTAAAAATATTCTTGCAAAGATTAATTAAAATAGTGTATCAATTAATAAACATAATCGGGCGGGGCATCTTACGTTAAATCATAATTATACGGTTTTAAAGGCATTATCTCTCGCAGAGCACGCAGAGAAAAAGGGATGTATACGGTTTTTTATCCGCTTCACGATTAACGCTTCACGGAATTTATTAAGGGGGATTAAGATGGCAACAAAGAAAACAGTGGAGAATCCGGAGTTTTTATACTTGTCTTTAGGTGACATACTTATTGAAGAACAGGTTCGTTCAGGCATTGATACAGAGGGTGAGTCCTTCAAATCCCTCATGGAATCGATCAAAGACCGGGGCATCCTTGAACCTGTGCTTGTGACGCCAAAAGACGGCAAATATCTCCTGCTTTGCGGAGAACGCCGTTATCTGGCAGCACAGAAACTTGAACTCCCATCTGTCCCGGCACGAGTTGTGGATGCAATAACTCAAAAAGACGAGATACTTGCCTTCCAATTGACGGAAAACCTCCAGAGGGAGGACTTAAATCCCATAGACCAGGCAAAGGGCATATTGGCCTATATTCAGGCAAGACATCCGGATAATGGGTACGATGTAACCGGTGTTATGAATGAGTTGGTGAACTATGATAGAAGACCTGAGGACCTATCCAAAGAAATTGCAGACACTGTGTCTGCAATTTCTGAAATCTCTGGAAAGTCAATACGGACGCTGTCTCGCACAATTTCACTCTTAAAACTCTCCGATGAGATTCAAGCCGCTATCCGGGAGGGAAAACTACCTGTTTCTCAGGGTTACATCTTTGCCTCCCACCTTGATTGTGTCGATCTCAAAAAGGTATTCGACAGCATCATGGCACAACCTGTGACCAACTCCACCCTTGAAAGAATGCTCACCCGGAAATCAGAACCGCCAAAGAAACCTGCGCACCCCACGCTCTCACGACAGAGGACAAGCGTTAAAAGCATAAGGACCGCTATCGAAGAAAATGCGGGCAAATATAAAAAAGAAGACCTTGAGGAGCTCTTTAATGATCTATGCGTCCTCTGTGACTATGTTCAGCAGCAGGCCGCTGCCACAGTATCGACAAAGCCGCGCAAACCGCAGTTATGAAAGGTGAAGATGGCAGGGGTTGTGAGGGTGGGGTGAATACGGTTTTTGAACCCCATTTTGCAACCAATATTTCATCATCAATAACCATTGACACTTCTCAATTCGTTTGATAACATTAGGGAAAACCAATCGGGATTGGGGGAAAATATTATTTCAAGGCCTAAATTAAAAGTTTTCCCGTTAAAACTGGAATGAGATTGCCGACGATGATGTACCCTTCAATAAGAAGATGAAAACCCTTACGACAAAACTGGCTGAGCAGTTTGCCAAGAGCGGAGAATTGGAAAAGACCATTCAGGATAATCTGAAGGGAATCGGATATGAGTTTTAGTGAAGGCGAAACGATTGAACTTAAGAAAAGCCTTGCCTCCCTCAAGGAAGGTTTGGTTT
This Pseudomonadota bacterium DNA region includes the following protein-coding sequences:
- the ybeY gene encoding rRNA maturation RNase YbeY translates to MTSLKLQDKALSILFVNNNTIKKMNKSYFGKDRPTNVISFSYMDGFSCEVIGDIAISLERAKEEAEEADCHFYERVFALIIHGLLHISGFDHESGKNESRRMKYREKKLMDYVYSHELYKILVPQNQK
- a CDS encoding LysE family transporter, which translates into the protein MSIFSLFSIGFILGLTGAMAPGPLLTITIGESAKRGGIVGPMVVLGHGILEFLLLILIIFGLGSILNNKIIFSIIALAGGIILIYMGYGTIKDLKHYQLSATPSTTQKGMHPVIAGIVVSLSNPYWFIWWITIGMGYVMFAKGLGIKGVLAFFVGHILSDFVWYSFISYGIQFGGKFFSLKVIKAILLVCSIFLICFGGYFIFKGCGFLLYRG
- a CDS encoding thioredoxin domain-containing protein, yielding MNRLKKEKSAYLQHAAKHKIDWYPWSEEAFERAKTEDKPVFLSSGAIWCHWCHVMAKESFEDEEVAALLNEYFIAVKIDRDERPGFKSVLKAIGTMYQQKKEVVNESSQEILRHMKQESLAPGNLDVSMLEAAKKSILSGFDPIHGGFGGAPKFSMPGAMEFLMGRYSYDKDSALGNAIKTTLICMANGGIHDQLGGGFHRYSTDEAWIIPHFEKMADDNAWLLRNYVHAYGIFGDESFKEVSEGIIDFLLNELSYPDGGFYSSQDADITPDDEGGYFIWKNDDFRKILNDDEYRVLSPYLLHEKGAMRHDASKRVLYITEGIEEIAGKSGMDVEKANKIIDIGKTKLLLERKKREKPFVDKALYTSLNGMLISAFFEAYKAIKDEEIKEFALKSLEKILAVNFIDERLFHVEGVDALLDDYVNLVGAFIGAHGVTGDASYLNMADKFMRACIGKFWDNENNGFFDTEEDVIGTRLKVTEDAPHPSANSVGIMNLIKLSNMPGSEEYLNYAEKALKCFSLIAQPMGIHGGYYYCALDAFFHEGKGNIC
- the lnt gene encoding apolipoprotein N-acyltransferase; its protein translation is MALIPLICSLEKDNMRRNFLSGFITGIVSYLGLIYWVVVAMNRYGGIDIYTSFLILILFVLYLAFYIAVFTFTVPFIESKLSIPFYISAPVVWVLLEYLRSIGLTGFAWSMMAYSQHNFLPFIQVVSVTGPYFVSFLIVAINCIFSQIFIGRAEKIVEIKDREDKRIRTKHLSPSGYTFFIYIGVIAAFFTIALVYGYSRMNTKDEGNLKVAIIQGNILQDVKWDEAFKMRIARTYYQKTLEAGKGANLIIWPETAMPFVFNDEIYAKNFIKELPAILKANLLFGTVSKDNKGKYSNAAYVYNEAGELTGNYNKVHLVPFGEYTPLIKYLPFLANFTAAGGDFIAGETHKPIETTAGKIGILICYEGTFPHITNDTVKRGGQVLVNITNDAWFGKTSAPYQHLAFYVFRAIETDRYVLRAANTGISAIIDPRGRIRQKTGIFTEDAIQGNFSLRNGQTFYVRYGDYFVLMAFLLLASLCGINFLKFRIKGGRG
- a CDS encoding HDIG domain-containing protein, whose protein sequence is MQNGKDKPSPYLKYGKFLIFLFLSIILSLIISIKNQYGITEYQYGDIAKENIKSPVDTYIPNMDIIVKKGEIIIREGERVGEDHLNKLYAFKNLEKEKSPNLVKAFYLSLLLFLFMVIIYEYADRNIKKFSLSEKDLIFGAVLLTFTTVMVKLPFLVFEYFTQKYAPDLFYIVPIFLFGIIMRVALFSEAAIVFSIFFATIMGFAFENSMLIFIYTLVGNVLASYFSGKCENRNTILKAGLYTAFIMSFIMLLFNLFIGQTLSNLPVKIAFILLSGIGSSFIALGLLPVIEHIFDYTTDVKLLELANLEHPLLEDMMVNAPGTYHHSIIVGNLSKAAAESIEAHPLLTRVSSYYHDIGKLKMPHYFIENQKGFEDAHKTLSPNMSALIILSHVKEGVELAEKYRLGKKIKDIIKEHHGTSLVSFFYSRAKELEDPELHVIDKQDFRYTGPKPQTKEAGIVMLADSVEASSRMLDDPTPKRIENHVRDVIENIFLDGQLDECELTLKDLHAIQKSFITILLGIFHHRIEYPERAEHDGAHKRLTKVSENGQTTHKKNHGRSVDIFKAAG
- a CDS encoding PhoH family protein → MEEKTEEEYLRLSFEDINVARNLFGTRDENIKHLKKCFNIKVSVRGNHLTIIGNKSDLENANKVITEIHGIAKRGLAVKPSDIDQAARYIAHSHNSADDLYKDQIYIFPSKKTIAPKTKNQKTYVDAIKKFDMVIGIGPAGTGKTYLAMAMALSSFYKKEVSRIILTRPAIEAGEKLGYLPGTMYEKVNPYLRPLYDALYDMVDMERASRLVEKGVIEIAPLAFMRGRTLNDAFVILDEAQNTGSEQMKMFLTRLGFSSKTVITGDITQIDLPDKKTSGLVEIQGILKGIKGIQFVYFTEKDVVRHPLVQKIIRAYEKKKTTTEGIGNAERKG
- a CDS encoding ParB/RepB/Spo0J family partition protein, whose translation is MATKKTVENPEFLYLSLGDILIEEQVRSGIDTEGESFKSLMESIKDRGILEPVLVTPKDGKYLLLCGERRYLAAQKLELPSVPARVVDAITQKDEILAFQLTENLQREDLNPIDQAKGILAYIQARHPDNGYDVTGVMNELVNYDRRPEDLSKEIADTVSAISEISGKSIRTLSRTISLLKLSDEIQAAIREGKLPVSQGYIFASHLDCVDLKKVFDSIMAQPVTNSTLERMLTRKSEPPKKPAHPTLSRQRTSVKSIRTAIEENAGKYKKEDLEELFNDLCVLCDYVQQQAAATVSTKPRKPQL